The Vitis vinifera cultivar Pinot Noir 40024 chromosome 1, ASM3070453v1 DNA segment TGGCATTTGGATCTAATGTCGTAGACATATTCGAAGTCAATGACATATTGTCATCCAAAGGCTGGCATTTGAATGCATTGCAGAGACCCAACAGGTGGGGGTTTCAAACATTATCTATAATATTTGAGGCATATTAAGCAATGAATTTCTTAGGGTATTACGGCATTGGACTCCCTGTTTCTCTACTCTAAGCTTATCAGGCCTCTGAAACTTTAACTAATTGGATGATTCTAAACTCCTGATTGATGGCTTGCCCGCCCTCGTTTTccaaatgtttttttcttttttcttttttccttttctgttcTTTCCAAAGACATAGTATGGTCTTGCTCAAGAAACTCATTATCTTTTGAATTATGATTTCATGAATCAGCATTCACATCTGTCTGACCCTTCAACATGTTACCATCCTTGAGGACTTCCTCAAGGATCTGAAGGAATCTGTCCAAACTGTAAGTACCAAACCATCTCGATTGATCTCCTCCTCCTTTATCACTGGTGTTATATCCATTGCTATGGTGCTCATTTCCATGTTCTGATTCAGGTAAAACAAAACCCAGGTCCAATCAATGGAGGACTTGCTCCGATATATGGTGCAGCAGGGAAGATGCCCGACAGGGGAATGGTTGGGGAGTTGCTGGTAAATTTCATGGACAGTACATGCTAGTGGCATTAGCACTCACTGTACTCCACAACTGGTGGTAATTTCAATCAATTTGTGCTGTTGAGAGTCACTGTACTCTCTGGATGTGGTTCTGTTTGTTTCCCGAGATTCTGTTGTAAAAGAACTCTTATCAACTCATAAAATAAATGAACCACCCCTATTTGATTTTCTTCAACTATTGCATGATGCCCAGCTCCCTAATGTTAATTTTTGACTGTTGCTTGATATTTCCTCTGAATTTCTTTAAGGATTTAAAGCAGCTTCAAcggaaatttattattattatttttttgggagGTCTGAAAGGGCATTTATAATGCTCCTCTTTTGAACTGCCTGTAGTGTTACTCAAAGGATGAAGATATCcacaatattaaaataatgtcCTTAATTTAGGGGgtactgataaaaaaaaaaaagaaaaaaaaaaagagaattgtGTCTTGGTCCAGTTGAGTCCAAAAATTGATCAAAGATCTATATATTATGTGCATTTAAACccaaaactcaaataaaatataaaaattaagttgaaggatattatccttcattaattcctaaaatactcTTAACCCCTACATAGACATATGAgtgtaaatttcattttttttttgtttttttctcttttctattcccaattaagtattactcatttcactttttgttttatttttttttctttttttaaaaaatatttaatcttttttactCATATTATAAgtaaagatataattttttcatataaaatttaatggataatcaattaatgaaatttaattttttttttttattttcatattaaaaatagtactaaacaaggttttcaatttttatttttaaaaatagttttcattttttaattaaatgttttttttcaaaaaataaaaaatataaatcatattaccatttttttagaaagtattttttaaaatagtttttgaacataatttttctttatttataatttaaaatggaaaataatgttgattttcaattatttatataaaaaaaaggttttaaaaaacaatgaaaaatccaaatggttaaaatataattattatggttgcatgaatagtgGTGCAATAAAGACCAAAAAAGCTTATGTGAAAGGTAAACATgtattttggtattttgataTCCTATATCCTTTTCATCAATTATGTAAGTTATATGGATCAaaccttaatttttgggcccaattgAACATAAAACACAATtatctctctaaaaaaaaaagcgGGTATAGATATTCTACTGAAATTTGATTATCTCTTCCACAAATGTCATAGAATTTTGAATGTGACACGAAGTGCAACAATTTCCTTAAGATGACAGAAGAAATCAAAAGTGCAATAATTTAATCATTTGATTTAGATATAGACAAGAAAAGAagcacataaaaataatttattacctataaatttatttattattttatttattttattttattttatttttttccttaaatattTAAAGAACTAAATATGGAAATCCaaaaaaatgctattttttctattttctttaataaaataatttattttaatataacattatattcatatatgttaatttataaactaataaatcaataaaatttccATATCATACTTTTAggataatatttgattttaatatataagataatgttttatttatattaatatttcttttataatagTGGCttcacaaaatattttatatggtcttattctcttttcttttcaatttttaagaaaatattttcttttaaggaaattttgaaaacaccAAATTGATCCTTTAATTCTTCTTTTTCAGTTTTTGAGCTcaaattttagaagaaaaaaaagagttatttCTTGTAAAACTAATCCTTcacattttttaaacttaaaaaatatttattttggataaaaatatccTCATTTTTGTGcaataaaatataactttttattttaaaatacatatgtaaataataaaaatgttgaaGGGCATATATGTCAAAATTGAGTTaaatttcaagttaaaaaataaaagaatttaattttataaatttgagattttttcacctcttttaatcaattttttttaataaaaaaagactgtttttcatcttatttttgttttaaaataaaaataaaaaacaatttaagcATTGCCTAAAATTATATAGCCTATGGTAATGTTTTCAACAATGGAATTCCCAAATAGCCCCTAGTTTCCCGGGACCAACCAGGTCCCACGATTCGAGTGTCAATGCTCCGTTTGTTTTTGTCCATGTTGTCACGTTATCGTACTTGTGCCTACCATACCTCACCGTTTGGGAGCTCGAGAGACgctgagaaaacaaaaaaaaatttatgtgcCATGATGTTCCATGAATCACATATACAAGCTCCATGCCCGTCTTCTCAAAACCGGTCATCACAACCACCCACTCGCCCTCCGCCGCCTCCTTCTATCGTGCGCCGCCTCTGCTCCGGCCAGCTTATCCTACGCGCGCTCCATCTTCGACCTCATCGCCTTTCCAGACACTTTCGCTTTCAACACCATCATTAGAGCTCATGCCGACTCTTCcccctctttttctctttcgCTCTTCTCTAAAATGGCCATGGCCGGTGTCTCACCAGACCACTTCACCTTTCCCTTTGTTCTCAAGGCTTGCGCCCGTCTCCAAACTGGTCTGGACCTCCACTCACTTCTCTTTAAGCTTGGCTTTGATTCTGATGTTTATGTGCAAAATGGGTTGATCCATTTTTATGGATGTTGTGGGTTTTTGGATTTTGCATTGAAGGTGTTCGAGGAAATGCCCGAAAGAGACTTGGTCTCTTGGTCTTCGATGATCGCTTGTTTTGCGAAGAATGGTTTTGGGTATGAGGCTTTAGCGTTGTTTCAGAGAATGCAGCTTGTGGGTACTGTGAAACCCGATGAAGTTATCGTTCTCAGCGTGGTATCTGCGATTTCTATCTTGGGGGACTTGGAATTGGGAAAGTGGATTCGTGGTTTTATTAGCAGAAATGGGTTGGAATTTACAGTTTCATTGGGGACGGCTTTGGTTGATATGTTTTCTAGATGTGGGTGCATTGAGGAGTCGATGAGGGTGTTTGATGAAATGGGTGAAAGAAATGTGTTGACATGGACTGCATTGATTAATGGGCTTGCGGTGCATGGACGGAGTGCAGAGGCGCTAAGGATGTTTTATGAGATGAGGAATCATGGTTTTCAGCCGGATCATGTTACTTTTACTGGAGTTTTGGTGGCTTGCAGTCATGGAGGTCTTGTCAGTGAGGGGTGGCATGTCTTTGAAAGCATTAGGAATGAATATGGCATGGAACCATTGCCTGAGCATTATGGTTGTATGGTTGATCTCCTTGGCCGTGCAGGCTTGCTTAATGAAGCCTGCAAATTTGTGGATGGAATGCCAATTAGGCCAAATTCCATCATTTGGAGGACTCTGCTTGGAGCATGTGTAAACCACAATTATATTGAGTTGGCAGAGAAAGTGAAGGAGAAGATCAATGAGCTTGATTCTTACCATGATGGTGATTATGTGCTTCTATCAAATGTGTATGGTGGAGTTGGTCGGTGGGCTGAGAAGGCTGGGGTGAGGAATTCAATGAGAGAGAAGAGAATCAGCAAGAAACCTGGCTGTAGTTTGATTAATGTGAACCATTTGATTCATGAGTTTGTTGCAGGAGATAATAATCATCCCCAGTTTGAGAGTATTAGGGAGTTCTTGGTTTCAATGATTGATAGTTTGAAAGTTGTGGGTTATACTCCTGATATATCAAATGTATTGTTTGACATCGAAGAAGAGGAGAAGGAGAGTACTCTTGGTTACCATAGTGAGAAGTTGGCTGTTGCCTTTGCCCTCCTTTGTTTTAAGGACAGTAGGACCATTAGGGTCATGAAGAATCTTCGAATTTGTCATGATTGTCATTGTTTCATGAAGTATGCTTCAGATGTATTTGAAAGGGAGATCATCATCCGGGACAGAAACCGTTTCCATCATTTTAGTAAGGGATCATGCTCTTGCCGGGATTATTGGTGAATGATGCACCATTTTCAGCCCTCCATTATGGTGCTTGTATTTAAACTATCAAATATATGGTGTCTTTGCTCTCAAATTATGATTGAATGTCATAAATGCATTTCAATGAATAAGTACTTCAGAGAACCTATTTGAAAGACAGCAACATTTAGAGGGCATCTCAACTAATGAGTTTAAGCAAATTCATACATGTGATGATCTCAGGCTGACCAGACAATTGAATTTGGTAGCATTAATTTGGTCCAAACTGAGCTAGGGTTTTGCACCAGTGGCTGAAACTCCATTTTCACTTCAATCAGAGAGAATTTTGTTCATTGTCATCAAAAACCAGTGTTGAAGGCCTAGAACATGTTGGTTTCAAGTGCTGGTCACAACACTAGGATGCCCAACACCAAAATCTTGGATCACTGACCACAACTAAATTGTTTTCCAGGCAAGCCTGATTTCCccatctattatttttttttttccttttgttttttgataggtatctattatttatttattttttcttaatctcTCTGTTTGGTTATTCAGAGAattgaggaaagaaaaagaaaggaaaagaaaaaaaaagagaatttagaatataatgttttatgttgttttgcTATTGACACAGTTGCATTACATTCAGTTGAGTGAAGttctataatgttttatatcattttacaATTAAGATATTGCATGAAGTCAGTTGAGTGAAGTTTTGGTTTCACCATGTCGACAcattgaaaatcaatatatcaaatattttttacattgaaaaaagaagaagtcattttctactttttcttggCAACCATAGTGACCTTCTTTTGCATGGCTAATTGTGTCTTTCTATATCGAATTGCTTTACTAAATCGGGGTTACTTTCctgttaatttatttgatttgtttaaataaaagcTCCATCTGCTATGTTTAATGCGTTTAGAATTCTTTGCAACTGTTTGTTAGAATCTGACTTTAAAGTGTGAACCTTTTACTAAATTTAAGGATTCTATGACAAAAATTGCACCAGTTATTGTTATGtaggtaaaataaatatattgaaaacacTATCTGAAGttgcaccaaagtacacaggTCATAAACAAAGGGAGGGAAGAAagcaacaaaaaagaaagagcaACAAAAGGCAACCTCCCCTTAACAAAGATCCTAACTAGtctataaaatcaaacatgGTGAAGGAGCCTCCATTTATGTATATCCTGACCCATAACGAAAGAGTataaagaaaagagaatttTGATGTTTGACTAGACATTTCTTTGCTTTCAAAAGATCTCTAGATCCTCTCTTTCCAGAATGTCCAAAAAACATATGATGGGATAACACTccaaattttcttccattttttacccacaaaggaATCATGTTGCCCTAATAGATTCTCTTTTATCAAAAGTAGCATCACCTATGCCACCCTAAACAAGGAGAAAATCAAATCTTATAATCCTCGAGCTTGAGCACAACGAAGGAGAATGTGATCTATTGACTCTTTATCTTCCATACAAAGAAATCATCGATTCACAAGGGACCAACCTCTTCTTTTCAACTAGTCCAATGTCAGAACCTTTCCCATAGAAACCAACTTTGTTTGGGATCATTGAGTCCCAAATAGCTTTTGTAGGGAAAGCAACCATTCTTTTCTATCTAAAAATGGGTCAAAGGATTTAACTATAAATTTCCCCATCTTAGTGTCAATCTATTCTACATCATCTTCATTCCTCTCATTTCCTTTCCTTGGAGCCTTGAGAGAAATTCCTCATCCTTTCCAACTCCTAATCATTCAAATGGGGATTCCAAAGCCCTTCCTCATCCTAGTGGTCCCACATGTGCACTACCCAAGCATCCTTTGACATGGATATGGAATGTAAAGAGGGAAAAGATTCTCTAAAAGTTGATTCACCACATTAGATATCTTTCCGAAACTTCATCCTTTTGCCATTGCCCACATTGAAAGAGATTCGTTTGTTGAAGATGCTCCTTCTGATGACCTTCCACAACCCAACCCAAAACCATCCCTACAAACCCTACCCCTCTCTTTCCCATACTTCCCAACATTAACCCTCTTCCAGAGAGGCTCGCTCTCTGATGCaaacctccacaaccactttCCTAAAGGTGGCTTATTGAGAATTGAAAGTTTTAATACCAAGGCCTCCACAGTGTTTCTCTCTACAAGTAATATTCCATCTCACAAGATGCGTCTTATATTCCAAAGAACCCCCACCCCACAACAAGTCCCTCTAAATCTTCTCAAGCCTTAATTATTGTTTTGAAGTTAGGTTTGAATTTTTTGCAACTAATTATTAGAATCTGATTCTAGTGcgggatattaaaaatgttattctCAATAGTATagagttatatatatttttaacaaaaaaaaaaagaaaaaaaaaagcaacacTTAATAATTCCTTTTCACTTAAGTATAGAAAAAAAAGGTACGGGAAGAATGCAAGTCTGGATTGGATTAGGCTACAACTTCCTCTTCTGTTTTAAGGAGGTAACTTAGCTGGTTCTTGTTAGTCAAGACAATCATAAAAAGTTAGGAAGCAGATTGAGCTGGATCTGTTTAAACCCTTCTGATTCTGTCTTAAATGGTTGATTTGCCACAGAAAAGGCATGACTTCCATGTTATACAAATCCAGGGTAATTTAACATTCCAAACTCTAGTTGGAATATAGTTGAACAGTGTTTACAATTAAGTTTACGGTCACCACTCAAAGGTAGGAATAAGATGATAAGAGGCATGCctcttttattcttttgtttctctCAAGCCCATTATGATATAATCACTCACATATTACTAGTGACACTCACCGATAAGGAGATTCTTAACATACACCACAATGCTTCTTATTGATGGAGGATGGCAATGCTACACTTGTCTGCTTCTTCTGACTTTTAGAGCTCCAACACCAGATCTACAACACAAATAGTAGAGATGGGTCAGttaactaataaaaatttagattcAAAATCATGCTATTGTAAAGAGGAAAGACTTGAGCACTCAAATTGTTTGATGCACAGCACAGTCCTTCGAAAAGTCACACTAGTGCTTTATTCTTGGGCAATGTGATCTATTGTCATATACGCTGTTGTCCTAATTAGAAGCATAACCAAGGATTACTAGACTAGGACCTCAAAGAGGAAAATCCTCTTTATAAATCTAGAGCAAAAAACGGTGCCTTTTCATCTTTATTGATCAAGAAGTGATATTCTAAACACCACCAGTTATGTGGACCATAAGTTAGGTTCTGTGCATTCAGTTTATAGTATCACTCTGTCATGGAGCATCCTGTATGAGGTTTTGTGGTGAATCATGGTTTTTGTACTTACAATCTGCATCTGTTTTGATCCAGTACTCCCTGTTCCCATTTGAATCATTGCCACAAAGTGTGAACTGGGGAGGGTTAGACTGGCTCTTGTAACGTCGTATACTCTCCTTCGAAAGGGTTCTCTGAGGAAATATCATGATGTCTTCGTCTGGGAGCATCCGATCTCCATTGTTGCACCCCCCGTCATAGAAGATGCCATTCTTGATCTCATTTTTGTGGGGCCTGTTTGGCTTTTCTGTGGCGGTTGAGCTTTCTGGATGAACTTTTCTGTGGAACATATGTAGGATCTACATGCCACATATCATAGAATTAGGAATCTCAACCCAAAGTCTATAACTGGGATAATTTCATGCATCCTAGAGGATCCACAAATTCTGTAAAGAACTTTCCATTGAGGTAGAGAAGTTCTGAAATATAGTGTATTAACATATGAACTCCCTGCTTCCACAACCGAATAAAGTAAatgattaaaaagaagaaaaaataatgttCTTAAATGGTCAATCCATAGATCTGTTAATTTGGATTCATCTAATGGGTCATGTCCTGAATAGCATGGGGATGAGTCTCCAGGTTTTGATGGTTTAAGTTGCCCCTGGTAAGCATATGAGGTGAAGGGAGTATTCACACTCATTCTGTTGGACTGTTCTGGGTGCAACACCCATAACTTGCAACATCAAATACCAGAGAAGTTCATGCGAAcacttgcaacaccattgaTGCAAATAATATGTTCACAATAATGAAACTTTGAGATGAGATTATGTATGTTTGATTATAGGCAAATATGTGGACCAAAGGTAGGTATAGAAACTAGAAACCCATctctaaatatttatatttataattagatGACTATAAAACAATCTTATTAGTTGCTCATGTTGTAGTCACTGTAAACAAAGAACATGTCCCTTGGGAATGATCTTGTTTAACACAACCAGTGGATGCATTGTATTGTGAGTCCCAAATAGAATAGCTAGTATCATGTACATACCTTATGTAGCTTCGTTTCTGCGGAAGCAGAATCAACTGTTCCCCCAGCTGCAGTAGAGTTCCTTGAAGAAGCATGGAGCATTTTCTTCTTTAGCATCTTTTTCATGATATGCACGGCAGATTTATCTGCTTCTTTATCTGTTCGCTTCTCCCCCCTCTCACATTTTGCTCCAGAATTTTCCTCCTTACTCCTCTGGAAAAGCTCACCAAGAGATGTTCTATGTTCCTTTTTCGCCACTGTGGTTGTTTCTGGCAATTCTATTGCTGACCCAAAAAGATAGCCCTGGAGTGGGCATACTGTTGTTCCATTCCCATTGGACTCTGTGCCTTCCATTGGCTTGCCACTAAGTGTGATGGTGCTACCATGACTGCTTCTTCCTGTGCTAACATGACTATTTCTCCCAGATGAGTAACCATCTTCTTTAGCTTCAGCTCCTAGCACCTTCTCCAACTCATCATTAATGAGCTTCAATTCATTCTCTGTCACTTCAGTTTCTTTCTCAGTAATGTTCTCAACAGAGATGGCAAATGTTGGCGTAGATGGGTCATTGACGACTGGGTCTGAGCCGAGGGTACCGATTGCTAGAAAGCCATGGAAGAGTTCTGAAATTGCTGCTGATGATTCTTCTTCAAagtcatcttcttcttcttctcttgctGCTTCTAGACCAGCGAATGACTTTCGAAGGTAGTAGTCTCGTTGCCTTAAGGGCTTGGTGCCATAGTTTGACTTTGGGTAGTATTGTTGGTCATCCAGTGATCTTTGTCCTGAAAAACAATTGACAGACTGATTTGACAAGCAAAATGTAGAAGGAAGTAGGCTAATAATGGGGTTACCTGGGGGAGAAGACTTTGCATTGGCATTTCAGCAGGAATGCCATATaggttattattaatttattttaaattttaaaatcctttctctcttttctaGGATGTCTCAAGCAAATAGATGATGTTAGCATACTAATATCACGGTTCTTTAGTCTGTTTATGCCCAATAATCAGGTCTTCTTACCTCAGAATTCTTGCCATTGTTGGTGGATGATTTAGTACAATTTGATGGTGGATCAACAATGCCTTTTTGTATTGATGTTGTAAGGTCACACTAGTGTGCCTTTTGAAGTTTAGGTACTTGTGTGATCTTGATATATCAggaataaaaaatctatatattgcGGGATCCTCCATTTGATAAGTCCTAATTAGTCAACTAACTACGAAAAAACCATCTCTAttggattaattttttatcatccACAGCCTCATACACTTCCTTTCTTAAACAGCCTTTTCCATTTGTGGAAATATAGCCAAAATTAGAAGGAAATCATTGAAACGAGTCGTTTCCTTGTGTTTAATCCATTGAATTGGCCCATTAGATGGAAACGTTTCTTTATGGTGCTGCCATGACAAGATCATACAAGTCTAATACAAAGATCCAAGTGCTTGATGTGATCTTGCCACAATAGCataaaagatttcaattttatcaattttaagcATTGGAATTTCATGCTCTTttttttgctctatttttcataataactTGATGAAAAAGGTTATACTAATTGAACATGGATGACCTTCAATACATATGATCATTAAATGGTGTTTCTGTATGCTTTTTGGTGCTAAAGTGGTGAAATCACATAGGCACCATTGAATTCTTAGAGTGGTAGCATGTGGAGAAATGATTACAAGATTACGGGTAAA contains these protein-coding regions:
- the LOC109121405 gene encoding pentatricopeptide repeat-containing protein At5g48910 isoform X2, which produces MPVFSKPVITTTHSPSAASFYRAPPLLRPAYPTRAPSSTSSPFQTLSLSTPSLELMPTLPPLFLFRSSLKWPWPVSHQTTSPFPLFSRLAPVSKLVFEEMPERDLVSWSSMIACFAKNGFGYEALALFQRMQLVGTVKPDEVIVLSVVSAISILGDLELGKWIRGFISRNGLEFTVSLGTALVDMFSRCGCIEESMRVFDEMGERNVLTWTALINGLAVHGRSAEALRMFYEMRNHGFQPDHVTFTGVLVACSHGGLVSEGWHVFESIRNEYGMEPLPEHYGCMVDLLGRAGLLNEACKFVDGMPIRPNSIIWRTLLGACVNHNYIELAEKVKEKINELDSYHDGDYVLLSNVYGGVGRWAEKAGVRNSMREKRISKKPGCSLINVNHLIHEFVAGDNNHPQFESIREFLVSMIDSLKVVGYTPDISNVLFDIEEEEKESTLGYHSEKLAVAFALLCFKDSRTIRVMKNLRICHDCHCFMKYASDVFEREIIIRDRNRFHHFSKGSCSCRDYW
- the LOC100266157 gene encoding protein LAZY 1 isoform X1, translating into MKLLGWMHRKFRQNSSEPLKDFAIGQRSLDDQQYYPKSNYGTKPLRQRDYYLRKSFAGLEAAREEEEDDFEEESSAAISELFHGFLAIGTLGSDPVVNDPSTPTFAISVENITEKETEVTENELKLINDELEKVLGAEAKEDGYSSGRNSHVSTGRSSHGSTITLSGKPMEGTESNGNGTTVCPLQGYLFGSAIELPETTTVAKKEHRTSLGELFQRSKEENSGAKCERGEKRTDKEADKSAVHIMKKMLKKKMLHASSRNSTAAGGTVDSASAETKLHKILHMFHRKVHPESSTATEKPNRPHKNEIKNGIFYDGGCNNGDRMLPDEDIMIFPQRTLSKESIRRYKSQSNPPQFTLCGNDSNGNREYWIKTDADCKYKNHDSPQNLIQDAP
- the LOC100266157 gene encoding protein LAZY 1 isoform X3; the protein is MQLLGWMHRKFRQNSSEPLKDFAIGQRSLDDQQYYPKSNYGTKPLRQRDYYLRKSFAGLEAAREEEEDDFEEESSAAISELFHGFLAIGTLGSDPVVNDPSTPTFAISVENITEKETEVTENELKLINDELEKVLGAEAKEDGYSSGRNSHVSTGRSSHGSTITLSGKPMEGTESNGNGTTVCPLQGYLFGSAIELPETTTVAKKEHRTSLGELFQRSKEENSGAKCERGEKRTDKEADKSAVHIMKKMLKKKMLHASSRNSTAAGGTVDSASAETKLHKILHMFHRKVHPESSTATEKPNRPHKNEIKNGIFYDGGCNNGDRMLPDEDIMIFPQRTLSKESIRRYKSQSNPPQFTLCGNDSNGNREYWIKTDADYLVLEL
- the LOC100266157 gene encoding protein LAZY 1 isoform X2 yields the protein MKLLGWMHRKFRQNSSEPLKDFAIGQRSLDDQQYYPKSNYGTKPLRQRDYYLRKSFAGLEAAREEEEDDFEEESSAAISELFHGFLAIGTLGSDPVVNDPSTPTFAISVENITEKETEVTENELKLINDELEKVLGAEAKEDGYSSGRNSHVSTGRSSHGSTITLSGKPMEGTESNGNGTTVCPLQGYLFGSAIELPETTTVAKKEHRTSLGELFQRSKEENSGAKCERGEKRTDKEADKSAVHIMKKMLKKKMLHASSRNSTAAGGTVDSASAETKLHKILHMFHRKVHPESSTATEKPNRPHKNEIKNGIFYDGGCNNGDRMLPDEDIMIFPQRTLSKESIRRYKSQSNPPQFTLCGNDSNGNREYWIKTDADYLVLEL
- the LOC109121405 gene encoding pentatricopeptide repeat-containing protein At4g21065 isoform X1 produces the protein MNHIYKLHARLLKTGHHNHPLALRRLLLSCAASAPASLSYARSIFDLIAFPDTFAFNTIIRAHADSSPSFSLSLFSKMAMAGVSPDHFTFPFVLKACARLQTGLDLHSLLFKLGFDSDVYVQNGLIHFYGCCGFLDFALKVFEEMPERDLVSWSSMIACFAKNGFGYEALALFQRMQLVGTVKPDEVIVLSVVSAISILGDLELGKWIRGFISRNGLEFTVSLGTALVDMFSRCGCIEESMRVFDEMGERNVLTWTALINGLAVHGRSAEALRMFYEMRNHGFQPDHVTFTGVLVACSHGGLVSEGWHVFESIRNEYGMEPLPEHYGCMVDLLGRAGLLNEACKFVDGMPIRPNSIIWRTLLGACVNHNYIELAEKVKEKINELDSYHDGDYVLLSNVYGGVGRWAEKAGVRNSMREKRISKKPGCSLINVNHLIHEFVAGDNNHPQFESIREFLVSMIDSLKVVGYTPDISNVLFDIEEEEKESTLGYHSEKLAVAFALLCFKDSRTIRVMKNLRICHDCHCFMKYASDVFEREIIIRDRNRFHHFSKGSCSCRDYW